Genomic segment of Cyprinus carpio isolate SPL01 chromosome A13, ASM1834038v1, whole genome shotgun sequence:
CAGTTGTTTGATACAGATACTCTCTGAAACAGACGATCTATAAATTTCAGAAATCAAAaagttaaaatcaaaattatcTTTTGATCTCTCCTAGTCACCCAATTAAAGATTACATTTCTAAAACATGATTAATTTGAAGATCAAACTGTGTAAATGTCTGGTTGTAGACTTCTTTGCAAACTATACAGCAGCATCACCTAGTGGACTGATCTTAATCAGCAGacttaatttcatattttaatgcacAATGATGACAAGGAGTTAATTTTACTGCAAATAAGAGATAAGAGTTAAAGTTAGAAGGTAGGTAATTAAGCTTTGGTGTTTCTAACCAATGCAGAGGCACACTAATCAAATTAAGCACACATTTTAGAGCACTAGAAGAAACACTTCTTTCTCTGGCAAATACTAATATACTTTATTCAAGAGTGTATATACAGGCATAACCTTCTGCTGAACTATAAAGactcaaacaaaaattaaaaggtgagtttgaaaaacaaaacccACATACATTTAAGTTACCTACAGAAGTATTCCAGGAttaatattgatcaaataaaaatagaaatcaatGCAAGACATTGTGAAAAATATCTAGTCTTAACCCACTCCATTATCTCTTAAACTCACCCAGTTCCTCAGGataagaaataaatcaaaatatcttcatacacacacacacacacacacacactcacccattCAACTCATAAGTAATTTACACTAAAGTAGCACAATGACATATGCCATATTAATAAGTGGaaaaactctcacacacaaattTAGTTTCAGTGCTGACTCTCTGCAGAGGCAGATCGGGAGCGGCTCTGTTTCCTCAGAGGAGACGGTGAGCGCGAGGGAGAGCGGTTACTAGTAGTCTTCTTCTCTGGGGTGCGACTGGGTGAGCGACTGCGGGAGCGCTTGCTTCCACGCTCAGGGCTGCGACTCCGACTGGGCGAGCGGGAACGAGAGCTGCTCCTGCTGCGGGAACGACTCCTACTACGACTGCAGACAGAAGAAAAACAGGTCAATACCATGTCAGGGTTTCCAACCGTGTCAAACTTTTCAAGCCCaagtaaagaaaataagaaataaattaaaagggaCTGTGCAATGTCAATCTGTTCTTTAAAATGTAACTGCTGAGGGAGCACAATcgttttatcaaaaaaaaaaaaaaaaaaaaaaaaaaaaaaaaccacacaacaaccagtttttcattaaaaaaaaaaaaagcccaaggCTTGACCACttggaaatatggatattttgtaCCTTGTTTTTACCTGATTAATTTTTTCAAGACTTCATTTTACATTCacatctcaaataaatgtatcctgAATTAAggatgttttaatatttacattatggggggggggcttttttgcaatacacaaacatttaatgccatgacttcaTGATTAagactttcagctttaatttagagcagggatcctcaaatctggcccacgagaacCACTTTCCTGCAGAAAGCTCTAACCCTACTCAAGCACACCTGAGCATgctcaatgtcttcaggatcataaaATCACAGGTATgcgagtttgatcagggttggagctaaactctgcagcgcattggccctccagggcaagatttgagaaACCCTGATTTAGAGCCTTTAAGGCTTTGAATTGTGGTAGGGCGAATGAAAGACAAGACCAACAGAAACCCAGTGTGAGAACTTTGCAATTTGAAGTCATGTGAGATTGTCTGGTACATACTCCCTCTTGCGATCCTCAAACAGCTTGAGTTTGCGTCCATTCAGATCTGTTCCATCCAGCTTATCTATGGCATTCTTCATATCACTGTGTGAAGCAAACTCCACCACCCTTTAAAACAAATCAGGAAGAACTCATTACAATTATTTGACAATCATAACACAGTCTTATGTGTACATGCACAGGATCTTACCCTTCATTCTTCTTTGTCCTGTGTGCATCCACAAAGGTCACTTCACCCACCTTCCTCATCAAGTCCTTCAGATCCTGCAGAAAGCACAGAAACcatttaatgacattttcagAGAAACCCAAAAGCACTGAGTCACACACTGGAGTTTACCCACACATTTAATACACAGACACATTCTGTAGCATCTGCTCTAAAGTGTGCACTGATGCACCTGTAGAAAGCTCCCTCAACAGATGTCATCTTATCGGATGTTTGTCCCAGTTATAAAACTACCGGAGCGTTTTTGGCAACACAAATCTCATATAGAATTGTGTAAAACAGCAGGAAGCAAAGCCCTCAGATGAAGACACGCCTGCCTACAGCTAGTTCATGAGAACAGGTCTCATTTTGTTAATTAGATAAAACTTCTTACCGGCAATCTTTCTCCATTTACAACTAACTCCAGATTTAAAGTGACAGAACCCTCTTTAACCGTGTAACTATCCAGTGTGATGAGCTACTTACCGTTCCAAACCACAGAAGGCATTAGCAAAGAGCCACTTGTCCAAATAGCAAACGGAAGCAATGAAGCGTTAAAACGACCTCGGACTTGACCCATCCGGCCTCCGTAAGAACGGACcccaccagagagagagagagaggatggggGAGGGGCCAAAACCCTGTCCCCCTCCCCGCTTCAGCACCAACAGAATAAGACCCAAACAGCAGATCGGGGGGGATGGAGCAGATCTGACATCACAGACCCTCCAGAGAGTGGCTACCCAGCTCCTCTAAGGCTATCCTGTGCTACGGCTCTGTCTGGTGCTACGGACCCAGCCAAGACTTAGACCAGCAGACACTGCGTGCCGGGTGAGCCACCACAGGGACACTATTCAGAACACAACCAGGCGAGGGCGTTATGCACCTCGGAGGCTGTGCATGCAACTCCAATTAAAGAATACCAGAGCACAGCTGTTAAAGAAAAGGTTTGAAAAACATGGGTCTGGGTTAGAGAACCTTTCAGCATTAAAATCATCATTTTTACTTATGTAAGGTTTGGCTgaggtgaagagagagagagaaaaaaaaaaattgtacttccAGATTAACAGTAATAAAGACAACTAATTGTTTGTGTGCTTGTAGTGCAGGGATGCATCACTAAAACAGAAGGCTGCTACACCACTCTGCTGCTACAGCTCAGGATGCTCACCTGCCAACTGATGCGAGAGGAGAGATTCTCCACAATGATTCTGTGCTCCGTGCGCACGGGTGGTCCATACAAGAGGAGGGTAGAGGTTAGCTCATCTGAACTATAATGCAACAAACAGCATATGACTGTCTCAATACTTGCATACCTGGAACCCACACTGCGGGATTTACGATACCCTCCAAAGCGTGGAGAGAAACGGCCTCCCATTCCTGGGCCTCCACCTCTTCCTCGGCGAGAACGGGCATGTTCAATGGTCACCCTGCAGTTAAAAGATTAAAATTATCATTCAGTGGCCATCTTTGAATGTGAGAAGGCAG
This window contains:
- the LOC109068336 gene encoding serine/arginine-rich splicing factor 5-like isoform X1, translated to MSGCRVFIGRLSPHARERDVEKFFKGYGRIREINLKNGFGFVEFDDHRDADDAVYELNGKELCSERVTIEHARSRRGRGGGPGMGGRFSPRFGGYRKSRSVGSRYASIETVICCLLHYSSDELTSTLLLYGPPVRTEHRIIVENLSSRISWQDLKDLMRKVGEVTFVDAHRTKKNEGVVEFASHSDMKNAIDKLDGTDLNGRKLKLFEDRKRDRSRSRSRSRSSSRSRSPSRSRSPERGSKRSRSRSPSRTPEKKTTSNRSPSRSPSPLRKQSRSRSASAESQH
- the LOC109068336 gene encoding serine/arginine-rich splicing factor 5-like isoform X2, whose translation is MSGCRVFIGRLSPHARERDVEKFFKGYGRIREINLKNGFGFVEFDDHRDADDAVYELNGKELCSERVTIEHARSRRGRGGGPGMGGRFSPRFGGYRKSRSVGSRYGPPVRTEHRIIVENLSSRISWQDLKDLMRKVGEVTFVDAHRTKKNEGVVEFASHSDMKNAIDKLDGTDLNGRKLKLFEDRKRDRSRSRSRSRSSSRSRSPSRSRSPERGSKRSRSRSPSRTPEKKTTSNRSPSRSPSPLRKQSRSRSASAESQH